A single region of the Opitutus sp. genome encodes:
- a CDS encoding IS21 family transposase produces MINYELYCRIKQAEAAGHSAPQIARSLQLHVQTVRRWQAQEKYARSQAAQVPRPSKLDVHKPAIARWLEAHPFTAMQLWQKVRERGYTGGYSILKDYVRRVRPRNLEAFLTLKFAPGQTAQVDWGSFGAVEVDGTRRALSFFVMVLGYSRFLHVEFTLGQGQEWWLGCHRRAFEKLGGVPREVMVDNCKTAVLSHVPGTDPVYNAQYLDFARHYGFTIKACGPGHPQSKGMVENAVGYVKKSFLGGRQMNGFTELGPAASLWLETVANVRVHAETQGRPVDRLPEERAALLPLNPVASPAVRTLSVRASRRCRVSIETNRYSVPTKFAGALLTAQIEGAQVRFFAERTLVAEHARSFARRADVENPEHVRELEERKRQGARQRLRLRFLELSPAAPAYQRGLEERRLNAGHHLATIVGLVALYGTDAVGRAIESAHELGAYSSDYILNLLEQRARALPQAGPIHLTRADALAALELELRPPDLSPYTQ; encoded by the coding sequence GTGATCAATTACGAACTGTATTGCCGGATAAAACAGGCGGAGGCGGCCGGACACAGTGCGCCGCAAATCGCCCGCTCGCTCCAGTTGCACGTGCAGACGGTGAGGCGCTGGCAGGCGCAGGAAAAGTACGCGCGCAGCCAGGCCGCGCAGGTGCCTAGGCCAAGCAAGCTCGACGTGCACAAGCCGGCGATCGCGCGGTGGCTGGAGGCCCATCCGTTCACCGCCATGCAGCTCTGGCAAAAGGTGCGCGAGCGGGGGTACACGGGCGGGTATTCAATTTTGAAAGACTACGTGCGGCGGGTGCGGCCGCGGAACCTGGAGGCGTTTCTTACCCTCAAGTTCGCCCCCGGCCAGACCGCGCAGGTGGACTGGGGCAGTTTTGGCGCGGTGGAGGTGGACGGCACCCGGCGGGCTTTAAGTTTTTTCGTCATGGTTTTGGGGTACAGCCGGTTCCTGCATGTGGAATTTACCCTCGGGCAGGGCCAGGAGTGGTGGCTGGGCTGTCACCGGCGCGCCTTTGAAAAACTCGGCGGGGTGCCGCGCGAGGTGATGGTGGACAACTGCAAGACGGCCGTCCTCTCGCATGTGCCCGGGACCGACCCGGTGTACAACGCCCAGTACCTGGACTTTGCCCGGCACTACGGGTTTACGATAAAAGCGTGCGGGCCGGGGCATCCGCAGTCCAAGGGCATGGTGGAAAACGCGGTGGGTTACGTGAAAAAAAGCTTCCTTGGCGGGAGGCAGATGAATGGGTTTACCGAGCTGGGGCCGGCCGCCAGCTTGTGGCTGGAAACGGTGGCCAACGTGCGCGTGCACGCTGAAACCCAGGGCCGGCCGGTGGACCGGCTGCCCGAGGAGCGCGCTGCGCTCCTGCCGCTTAACCCGGTGGCCAGTCCGGCGGTGCGCACCTTAAGCGTGCGGGCGTCGCGGCGGTGCCGGGTGAGTATCGAAACGAACCGCTACTCGGTGCCCACGAAGTTTGCCGGGGCGCTACTCACCGCGCAGATCGAGGGGGCGCAGGTGAGGTTTTTTGCGGAACGCACCCTGGTGGCCGAGCACGCCCGCAGTTTTGCCCGCCGCGCCGATGTGGAAAACCCCGAGCATGTGCGCGAACTCGAGGAGCGCAAACGGCAGGGGGCGCGGCAGCGCCTGCGGCTACGGTTTTTGGAACTGAGCCCGGCGGCACCCGCCTACCAACGGGGGCTGGAGGAGCGCCGGCTCAACGCGGGACACCACCTGGCGACTATCGTGGGTTTGGTGGCCCTGTATGGAACGGATGCAGTCGGCCGGGCGATCGAAAGCGCCCATGAACTCGGCGCCTACTCCAGCGATTACATCCTCAACTTGCTCGAACAACGCGCGCGGGCCTTGCCGCAAGCCGGGCCGATCCACCTCACCCGCGCCGACGCGTTGGCCGCACTGGAACTCGAACTACGGCCCCCGGATTTAAGCCCCTATACCCAATGA
- a CDS encoding chemotaxis protein CheW: MNESLQQELVKDLLVESYEGLDLFDRELLGIEQGEGGLARLNIVFRVIHTIKGTAGCIGLGRIEKLAHAGENLMSILREGKLAVSGEIVSALLSMSDALRGMLRVLESTGAESTEEHAPLLLLLAKLQIPPVAAAPAPVVAKANYGLFEEADEVPAVASAVPAAPEAPAASSPEAAGSAECAAEAAPETGEAASAPVVVPAAVAAAAAPMQARQPAPEAPAADNSGRGGVADSAIRVDINQLDKVMNLVGELVLARNQIVSNTTVFDQAALTTAAQRLNIITTELQESVMKTRMQPIGNVWAKFPRVVRDVAKDLGKKVRLVMQGQTTELDRTIIEAIKDPLTHIVRNSIDHGIEAPERRTACGKVDEGLLSLRAFHEGGQVIIEIMDDGHGIDLERVKTKAVSKSLISPEQAARMSDREAINLIFLPGLSTAEKISNVSGRGVGMDVVKTNIEKIGGSIDLQTQAGQGTTLRIKIPLTLAIIPALVVTSGGARYAIPQVSLLELVRLEGATARKGIEKLCGSPVYRLRGNLLPLAYINEQLGTAPGLGRSPGDDDVINIVVLQADGRPFGLVVDEINDTEEIVVKPLGKQLKGISCFAGATIMGDGRVALIIDVVGFAQHARVVGETRERAVDVVKTSYVADSDRPKSLLLFNVGGKRRMAIPLSLAARLEEFPITQIEHTGDSEVVQYRGQIMPLIRVCKYISGGVATEPDAEKLSVVVYSEKGRSVGFVVSSINDIVEEAFKVQSHASGRGLAGSAVVQGHVTDLLDVPGLIRNATPSFYDTIAA; the protein is encoded by the coding sequence ATGAACGAATCTCTGCAACAGGAATTGGTTAAAGATCTCCTCGTGGAAAGCTACGAGGGCCTCGATCTTTTTGATCGCGAACTGCTCGGCATCGAGCAGGGCGAAGGCGGCCTCGCCCGCCTTAATATCGTTTTCCGCGTTATCCATACCATCAAGGGCACGGCTGGCTGTATCGGCCTTGGGCGCATTGAGAAGCTCGCCCATGCGGGCGAGAACCTGATGAGCATACTGCGTGAGGGCAAACTCGCCGTCTCCGGTGAAATTGTCTCCGCCTTGCTTTCAATGTCCGACGCCCTGCGCGGCATGCTGCGGGTGTTGGAGTCCACCGGCGCGGAGAGCACCGAGGAGCACGCCCCGTTGTTGCTCCTGCTGGCCAAACTCCAGATCCCTCCGGTCGCCGCCGCGCCGGCTCCGGTGGTGGCCAAGGCTAACTATGGCCTCTTCGAGGAAGCCGACGAGGTGCCTGCCGTTGCGAGCGCAGTGCCCGCCGCTCCTGAGGCACCCGCTGCAAGTTCCCCCGAAGCGGCCGGCTCCGCGGAGTGCGCAGCCGAGGCCGCGCCCGAGACAGGCGAGGCGGCGTCTGCCCCCGTCGTCGTGCCTGCGGCTGTTGCTGCGGCCGCAGCCCCGATGCAGGCCCGCCAGCCGGCACCCGAAGCGCCAGCAGCCGATAACTCCGGCCGCGGCGGCGTGGCCGACAGCGCGATCCGGGTGGATATTAACCAACTCGACAAGGTCATGAATCTGGTCGGCGAACTCGTGCTGGCCCGCAATCAAATCGTCTCCAACACCACCGTGTTTGACCAGGCCGCGCTCACCACCGCCGCCCAGCGCCTCAACATCATCACCACCGAGTTGCAGGAAAGTGTGATGAAAACCCGCATGCAGCCCATCGGCAATGTGTGGGCCAAGTTCCCCCGCGTCGTGCGCGACGTCGCCAAGGATCTCGGCAAAAAGGTGCGCCTGGTCATGCAGGGCCAGACCACCGAGCTCGACCGCACCATCATCGAGGCGATCAAGGACCCGCTCACCCACATCGTGCGCAACTCCATTGACCACGGCATCGAGGCGCCCGAGCGCCGCACCGCATGCGGCAAGGTCGACGAGGGCCTGCTGTCCCTGCGCGCCTTCCACGAGGGTGGTCAGGTGATCATTGAGATCATGGACGACGGCCACGGCATCGACCTGGAGCGCGTCAAAACCAAGGCGGTATCCAAATCCCTCATATCCCCCGAGCAGGCCGCCCGTATGAGCGACCGCGAGGCGATCAACCTCATTTTCCTCCCCGGCCTGTCCACCGCCGAAAAGATCTCCAATGTCTCCGGCCGCGGCGTCGGCATGGACGTGGTGAAAACCAACATCGAGAAAATCGGCGGCTCGATTGACCTGCAGACGCAGGCCGGCCAGGGCACCACGTTGCGGATCAAAATCCCGCTCACCCTTGCGATCATCCCTGCGCTCGTCGTCACCAGTGGCGGCGCCCGCTACGCGATTCCCCAGGTGAGCCTGCTGGAGCTCGTCCGGCTCGAGGGGGCCACGGCGCGCAAGGGCATTGAAAAACTCTGCGGCTCGCCCGTCTACCGGCTGCGCGGCAACCTGCTGCCGCTCGCCTACATCAACGAACAGCTTGGCACCGCCCCCGGGTTGGGCCGCAGCCCCGGTGATGATGATGTGATCAACATCGTCGTGCTGCAGGCCGATGGCCGTCCCTTCGGCTTGGTGGTCGATGAAATCAACGACACCGAGGAGATCGTGGTTAAACCGCTCGGCAAACAGCTCAAGGGCATCTCGTGCTTTGCCGGTGCAACCATCATGGGCGACGGCCGCGTGGCACTCATCATCGATGTGGTCGGCTTCGCCCAACACGCCCGGGTGGTGGGCGAAACCCGCGAGCGCGCCGTCGACGTGGTCAAGACCTCCTATGTCGCCGATAGCGACAGGCCGAAATCGCTCCTGCTCTTCAACGTCGGCGGCAAACGGCGCATGGCCATCCCGCTTTCGCTCGCCGCCCGGCTCGAAGAATTCCCGATCACCCAGATCGAGCACACCGGCGACTCCGAGGTCGTCCAATACCGCGGCCAGATCATGCCGCTGATTCGGGTGTGCAAGTACATCAGCGGCGGTGTGGCAACCGAACCGGATGCAGAAAAGTTGTCGGTGGTGGTGTATTCGGAAAAGGGCCGCTCGGTGGGCTTCGTGGTTTCGAGCATCAACGACATCGTGGAAGAAGCCTTCAAGGTGCAAAGCCACGCCTCGGGGCGCGGCCTGGCCGGCTCGGCCGTGGTCCAGGGCCACGTCACCGACCTGCTCGATGTGCCCGGCCTCATCCGCAACGCCACACCGTCTTTTTACGACACCATCGCCGCCTGA
- a CDS encoding PAS domain-containing methyl-accepting chemotaxis protein: MLNIDSAMNASAPASAKSQAPVKTPAPSTPGAAKAVAAPKKKTAPAGTSSSAAELADLRGKIAALAKVQAIIEFNLDGTIITANENFLNTVGYTLAEIKGQHHSLFVDATYRESQAYKQFWRDLNDGKFFSAEYKRFGKGGKEVWIQASYNPIFDANGKIVKVVKFASDTTAAKLVNANYEGQLAAISKAQAVIEFNLDGTIITANDNFLNTLGYTLAEIKGQHHSLFVEPAYRESQAYKQFWRDLNDGKFFSAEYKRIGKGGKIVWIQASYNPIADLNGKPFKVVKFATDVTAAKTESINNERQLAEANRNQAVIEFDATGTILNANDNFLSCLGYGLDEIKGKHHRMFVDPAYAASADYSRFWADLGTGKFQTAEYKRFGKGGKEVWIQATYNPRFDSTGTVNKVIKFASDITPRKQAEASLKLTLETVSQNAQSLSSASEELSAVAQQMSSNSEETAAQSNVVASASEQVSKNVATVATSAEEMSASVREIAKNANDAARVATTAVKVAEDTNQTISKLGQSSIEIGKVIKVITSIAQQTNLLALNATIEAARAGEAGKGFAVVANEVKELAKQTAAATEDISAKIEAIQGDTKGAVTAIGEIAKIIGQINDISSTIASSVEEQSATTNEIARNASEAAKGSTEISRNITNVSTAARSTTEGANNTLSAATELARLAASLKSVVDAATKK, from the coding sequence ATGCTCAACATCGACTCCGCTATGAACGCCTCCGCTCCCGCCTCAGCCAAATCCCAAGCCCCCGTCAAAACGCCTGCTCCGTCCACGCCCGGTGCGGCCAAAGCCGTCGCGGCACCCAAAAAGAAAACCGCCCCCGCCGGCACTTCATCTTCAGCCGCTGAACTCGCTGATTTGCGCGGAAAAATCGCCGCGCTCGCCAAGGTGCAGGCGATCATCGAGTTCAACCTCGATGGCACGATTATCACCGCCAATGAAAACTTTTTGAACACGGTTGGCTACACCTTGGCTGAAATCAAGGGCCAGCATCACAGCCTCTTTGTCGACGCGACCTACCGTGAAAGCCAGGCCTACAAGCAGTTCTGGCGCGACCTCAATGACGGCAAGTTCTTCTCTGCCGAGTACAAGCGCTTTGGCAAGGGCGGCAAGGAGGTCTGGATTCAAGCCAGCTATAACCCAATCTTTGATGCGAACGGGAAGATCGTGAAGGTCGTGAAGTTCGCAAGCGACACCACTGCGGCCAAACTGGTTAACGCTAATTACGAGGGCCAGCTGGCGGCGATCTCCAAGGCGCAAGCGGTGATCGAGTTCAACCTCGATGGCACCATCATCACCGCCAACGATAACTTTTTGAACACGCTCGGCTACACGCTGGCGGAGATCAAGGGTCAGCATCACAGCCTTTTTGTCGAGCCGGCCTACCGTGAAAGCCAGGCCTACAAGCAGTTCTGGCGCGACCTCAATGACGGCAAGTTCTTCTCTGCCGAGTACAAGCGCATCGGCAAGGGCGGCAAAATCGTATGGATTCAGGCATCGTACAACCCCATTGCCGACCTCAACGGCAAGCCATTCAAGGTCGTCAAGTTCGCCACCGACGTGACCGCCGCCAAGACCGAGTCGATCAACAACGAGCGCCAGCTCGCCGAGGCCAACCGCAACCAGGCCGTGATCGAGTTCGACGCCACCGGCACCATCCTCAACGCCAACGATAACTTCCTCAGCTGCCTGGGTTACGGCCTCGACGAGATCAAGGGCAAGCACCACCGCATGTTTGTCGATCCGGCCTACGCCGCCTCCGCCGATTACTCGCGGTTCTGGGCCGATCTCGGCACAGGCAAGTTTCAAACCGCCGAGTACAAGCGTTTTGGCAAGGGCGGCAAGGAGGTATGGATTCAGGCCACCTACAACCCTCGTTTTGACTCCACCGGCACGGTGAACAAGGTGATCAAATTCGCCTCCGACATCACCCCGCGTAAGCAAGCCGAGGCCAGCCTCAAGCTCACCCTCGAAACCGTCTCGCAGAACGCGCAGTCGCTCAGCTCCGCCTCCGAGGAGCTCTCCGCGGTCGCCCAGCAGATGAGTTCGAACTCCGAGGAAACCGCCGCGCAGTCCAATGTGGTCGCCTCCGCCTCCGAGCAGGTCAGCAAGAACGTCGCCACGGTTGCCACCAGCGCCGAGGAGATGAGCGCCTCCGTGCGTGAAATCGCCAAGAACGCCAATGACGCGGCGCGCGTTGCCACCACGGCGGTCAAGGTCGCCGAGGACACCAACCAGACGATCTCCAAGCTCGGCCAGAGCTCCATTGAGATCGGCAAGGTCATCAAGGTCATCACCTCGATTGCGCAGCAGACCAACCTACTCGCGCTTAACGCCACCATCGAGGCGGCCCGAGCCGGCGAGGCGGGCAAGGGCTTCGCTGTCGTGGCCAACGAGGTGAAGGAACTGGCCAAACAGACCGCCGCCGCCACCGAGGACATCAGTGCCAAGATCGAGGCGATTCAGGGCGACACCAAGGGGGCCGTGACGGCGATCGGCGAAATCGCGAAGATCATCGGCCAGATCAACGACATCTCCAGCACCATCGCCAGCTCGGTGGAGGAGCAGTCGGCCACCACCAACGAGATTGCCCGCAACGCCAGCGAGGCGGCCAAGGGCAGTACCGAAATCTCGCGCAACATCACCAACGTGTCCACGGCTGCACGCAGCACCACCGAGGGCGCCAACAACACCCTGTCCGCCGCCACCGAACTGGCCCGTCTCGCCGCCTCCCTCAAGAGCGTGGTCGATGCGGCCACCAAGAAATAA
- a CDS encoding MFS transporter, with product MSNAPAKKENLLVNLVFNILIPTLILSKLSAETRLGPVGGLLFALVFPLGYGVWDFMARRKANFISILGFISVLLTGGLGLLHVGGLGFAIKEAGVPAVIGVAVLASLKSKTPLVRTMLYNDQVIDVPRVDQALDEQGNRFAFERLLVHASYLLALSFLISAVLNFVLAIYLLKSPPGTAEFNAELAKMHVLSWPVIVVPSMGMMMFVLWRLLGGIKRITGLELEAIFKTPTEKSPKA from the coding sequence ATGTCGAACGCGCCCGCCAAAAAGGAAAACCTGCTGGTTAACCTGGTTTTCAATATCCTGATCCCCACGCTGATTTTGTCGAAATTGAGCGCCGAGACGCGGCTCGGTCCGGTGGGTGGGCTGCTGTTCGCCTTGGTGTTTCCGCTGGGCTATGGCGTGTGGGATTTCATGGCGCGGCGTAAGGCTAATTTTATCTCTATCCTTGGCTTTATCAGCGTGTTGCTGACGGGTGGGCTGGGCTTGTTGCATGTGGGGGGATTGGGGTTCGCGATCAAGGAAGCGGGTGTTCCTGCGGTGATTGGGGTGGCGGTGCTGGCCTCGCTTAAATCCAAAACTCCTCTGGTGCGGACGATGCTTTATAACGACCAGGTTATTGATGTGCCTCGGGTGGATCAGGCCCTCGATGAGCAGGGTAATCGCTTCGCCTTTGAGCGCCTGCTCGTGCACGCCAGTTACCTGTTGGCCTTGTCGTTCCTTATTAGTGCGGTGCTCAACTTCGTCCTGGCGATTTATCTGTTAAAAAGTCCGCCCGGGACGGCTGAATTTAACGCCGAGTTGGCCAAGATGCATGTGCTGAGCTGGCCGGTCATCGTCGTCCCGAGCATGGGAATGATGATGTTTGTGTTGTGGCGTTTACTGGGCGGGATCAAACGCATCACCGGGCTGGAGCTGGAGGCGATTTTTAAGACTCCGACGGAAAAATCGCCCAAGGCCTAA
- a CDS encoding ABC transporter permease: MNFILKMAWRDSRTSRRRLALVSLSIVLGVAALVAIGSFSANLRHAIDAQAKSLLGADLAVNSRSAISAEAQAFLAGLGGEQASEVSFASMVVFPSAGNQTRLVTVRGLAGGYPFYGEVKTTPPNAMARLPQGEVVVVEETLLRQFGLKVGDPLKLGEKVFSIAAGLEQLPGDSAAVATLSPRVLVARAALADTGLLQRGSLVRYREYFKFGSKVDAEALVGQNRERFRELRLDVDTVEERRRELGQALQNVQGFLSLVGFVALVLGAIGVASAVHVYVRQKITTVAVLRCLGASAWQSFAVYLVQGLALGLGGALAGAAVGVAVQLGLPTLVRGLLPFEVEFFVAWAAVGRGLAAGVLVGGLFTLLPLLAVRRVSPLVAIRSAFAERAGAGDPLRWVVYAAIGLAVAGFAVWQTQRWTWGLGFAGALAVSFGLLAAAARGVAWAARRWLPKRLPYVVRQGVANLHRPNNRTVLLLLSLGLGTFLLLTLTLSRETLLSQIRSTEGGARPNLLFFDIQDDQFAPLEALLAAEGAPVLASAPIVTMRLLSLKGRKIEALLKDKTVGIPAWTLRREYRSTYRGALSKTETLVAGRFTGSVAGGAMGNSMGNAAGGTAGGNGVVNEAVIPISMEEKLARDMQLGLGDEVEFDVQGVPLKTRIESLRRVDWRRMSPNFFVLFPEGVLEGAPKFFVVATRAADAAESAQVQQAVVAAFPNISALDLALVLKTLDGIFEKVQYVVQFMSLFTVATGLIVLVGAVATGRFQRIQETVLLRTLGASRAQLVQIQLVENTVLGVLGALVGGALAYGANAALAVWVFKAPVILPHAPLLGAVVVVSGVTVATGWWSGRGITRHPPLEVLRQEA; this comes from the coding sequence ATGAATTTCATCCTCAAAATGGCCTGGCGCGACTCGCGCACTTCGCGTCGGCGGCTCGCGCTGGTTTCACTCTCGATCGTGCTCGGCGTGGCCGCGCTGGTCGCCATCGGCTCGTTCAGCGCAAACTTGCGTCACGCCATCGATGCACAGGCCAAATCGCTGCTCGGGGCTGATCTCGCCGTCAATTCGCGCTCAGCGATTTCCGCCGAGGCGCAGGCTTTTCTCGCGGGGTTGGGCGGCGAACAGGCCAGCGAGGTCTCGTTCGCTTCCATGGTGGTTTTCCCCTCTGCGGGCAACCAGACGCGGCTTGTCACTGTGCGCGGCTTGGCGGGTGGGTATCCGTTTTATGGTGAGGTTAAAACAACCCCGCCGAATGCGATGGCGCGTTTGCCGCAGGGCGAGGTCGTGGTGGTGGAGGAAACGCTGCTGCGGCAGTTTGGCCTAAAAGTCGGCGATCCCCTCAAGTTGGGGGAAAAGGTGTTTAGCATCGCGGCCGGTTTGGAGCAGTTGCCGGGCGACTCGGCGGCGGTGGCCACCCTGTCTCCTCGAGTCCTAGTGGCGCGTGCCGCTTTGGCGGATACGGGGCTTCTGCAACGCGGTTCGCTGGTGCGTTACCGGGAGTATTTTAAGTTCGGCTCCAAAGTGGATGCCGAGGCGCTGGTCGGGCAAAACCGTGAGCGCTTCCGTGAGCTGCGGCTGGACGTGGACACGGTGGAGGAGCGGCGGCGCGAGTTGGGGCAGGCGCTGCAAAACGTGCAGGGTTTCCTGAGTCTGGTGGGGTTCGTGGCGCTGGTGCTGGGGGCGATCGGGGTGGCCAGCGCGGTGCATGTCTATGTGCGCCAGAAAATCACCACGGTGGCGGTGTTGCGCTGCCTCGGGGCGAGCGCGTGGCAGAGTTTTGCGGTGTACCTGGTGCAGGGCCTGGCGCTGGGTTTGGGCGGAGCGCTGGCGGGCGCGGCGGTGGGCGTGGCGGTGCAGTTGGGCTTGCCGACGCTGGTGAGGGGGCTGCTGCCGTTTGAGGTGGAGTTTTTTGTGGCGTGGGCGGCGGTGGGGCGTGGGTTGGCGGCGGGTGTGCTCGTGGGCGGGTTGTTTACCCTGCTGCCGTTGCTGGCGGTGCGGCGGGTGTCGCCGCTGGTAGCGATCCGCTCGGCGTTTGCTGAGCGGGCGGGAGCGGGCGATCCGTTGCGGTGGGTGGTTTATGCCGCGATCGGCCTGGCGGTGGCGGGTTTCGCGGTGTGGCAAACGCAGCGCTGGACTTGGGGACTTGGGTTTGCCGGGGCGCTGGCGGTGAGTTTCGGGTTGTTGGCGGCAGCGGCACGCGGGGTGGCCTGGGCGGCACGGCGGTGGTTGCCCAAACGCCTGCCTTACGTGGTGCGGCAGGGCGTGGCCAACTTGCATCGGCCCAATAACCGTACCGTGCTGCTGTTGCTCTCGCTGGGGCTGGGCACGTTTTTGCTGCTCACGCTCACCTTGTCGCGCGAAACCTTGCTCAGCCAGATCCGAAGCACCGAGGGCGGGGCGCGGCCCAATCTGCTGTTTTTCGATATTCAGGACGACCAGTTCGCGCCACTGGAGGCGTTGCTCGCTGCCGAGGGCGCGCCGGTGCTGGCGAGTGCGCCCATCGTGACGATGCGGCTGCTCAGCTTGAAGGGGCGGAAAATCGAGGCGCTGCTTAAGGATAAAACGGTGGGCATTCCCGCGTGGACGCTGCGGCGCGAGTACCGTTCCACCTATCGAGGCGCGTTGTCCAAAACCGAGACGTTGGTGGCGGGGCGCTTCACGGGGAGTGTCGCGGGTGGCGCCATGGGTAACTCAATGGGCAACGCGGCCGGTGGCACGGCGGGCGGTAATGGGGTGGTTAACGAGGCGGTTATCCCCATTTCCATGGAGGAAAAGCTCGCCCGCGACATGCAGCTGGGGCTGGGCGACGAGGTGGAGTTTGACGTGCAAGGGGTGCCGCTAAAAACGCGCATCGAGAGCTTGCGGCGGGTGGATTGGCGGCGGATGTCGCCCAATTTCTTTGTGCTGTTTCCCGAGGGTGTTCTGGAGGGGGCGCCGAAGTTTTTTGTGGTGGCGACGCGGGCGGCGGATGCGGCCGAGTCGGCGCAGGTGCAGCAGGCGGTGGTCGCCGCGTTCCCGAACATCTCGGCGCTCGATCTGGCCCTGGTGCTGAAAACCTTGGATGGGATTTTCGAAAAGGTTCAGTACGTGGTGCAGTTCATGTCGTTGTTCACGGTGGCGACGGGGTTGATCGTGTTGGTCGGCGCGGTGGCGACGGGGCGGTTTCAGCGGATTCAGGAAACCGTGTTGCTGCGCACGTTGGGGGCGTCGAGGGCGCAGCTCGTGCAGATCCAGCTGGTGGAAAACACCGTTCTCGGCGTCCTCGGTGCGCTGGTGGGGGGCGCGCTGGCCTATGGCGCCAATGCGGCGCTGGCGGTGTGGGTGTTCAAGGCGCCGGTTATCCTGCCGCACGCGCCGTTACTGGGTGCGGTGGTGGTGGTGTCGGGTGTGACGGTGGCCACCGGTTGGTGGTCGGGCCGGGGGATTACGCGGCACCCTCCGCTGGAGGTGTTGCGCCAGGAGGCGTGA
- a CDS encoding BLUF domain-containing protein encodes MKLVQLIYCSQVTGRLTLDSVQYILNSASKKNSARGITGFLAFNESNFLQVIEGDSLAANLLYGSICRDPRHHGVHLISFREIEERQFPHSAMGDCNLTMVDSSAIERYVDSAVFEPTKLSAEVALGLLQTLDTLRRAEGAPHGL; translated from the coding sequence ATGAAACTCGTCCAGCTCATCTATTGCAGCCAGGTCACCGGAAGGCTGACCCTCGATTCGGTCCAGTATATCCTCAACAGCGCGTCGAAAAAAAATTCGGCCCGCGGTATCACTGGGTTTCTGGCCTTCAATGAAAGCAATTTTCTGCAGGTCATCGAAGGAGATTCGTTGGCTGCGAATCTGTTGTACGGCTCGATTTGCCGCGATCCTCGGCACCACGGCGTGCACCTGATCAGTTTCAGGGAGATCGAGGAGCGCCAATTTCCCCATTCCGCCATGGGGGACTGCAATTTGACGATGGTGGATTCCTCCGCGATTGAGCGTTATGTGGACAGTGCGGTTTTTGAGCCGACCAAGCTATCGGCGGAGGTGGCGTTGGGGTTACTCCAGACTCTGGATACGCTGCGCAGGGCCGAAGGCGCCCCGCATGGATTGTAG
- a CDS encoding response regulator: MSKRILTVDDAATMRKMVAFTLKDAGYEVLEAVDGCDALKVLKDRSVDAIITDLNMPNMDGIELTRQLRALPAFARTPIILLTTESDPAKKLAGRTAGATGWIIKPFNQEQLLAIVAKVLPT; this comes from the coding sequence ATGAGCAAACGAATCCTCACCGTCGATGACGCCGCGACCATGCGTAAAATGGTCGCCTTTACCCTCAAGGACGCGGGTTACGAGGTACTCGAAGCAGTAGATGGCTGCGACGCCCTCAAGGTCCTCAAGGATCGCTCCGTCGATGCGATCATCACCGACCTGAACATGCCCAACATGGACGGCATCGAACTGACCCGCCAGTTGCGCGCCCTGCCTGCCTTCGCCCGCACGCCGATTATTTTGCTCACCACGGAATCTGATCCGGCGAAAAAATTGGCAGGCCGCACGGCCGGCGCCACCGGGTGGATTATCAAACCCTTCAACCAAGAACAGCTCCTCGCCATTGTGGCGAAAGTATTGCCCACCTGA
- a CDS encoding chemotaxis protein CheW: protein MSTANQYCTFYVDGLFFGVEVLRVQEVIRFQEMTPVPLASNVVSGLINLRGQIVTAIDLRRRLALADRNSSEFPMNVVIRTDDGAVSLLVDHIGDVLEVDAESYERPPETLSGIARQLVRGVYKLKGNLLLILDTDQTVDLTEKSASANAKAA from the coding sequence ATGTCCACCGCCAACCAATACTGCACCTTCTACGTCGACGGCCTGTTCTTCGGCGTCGAGGTCCTGCGTGTCCAGGAGGTCATTCGCTTCCAGGAAATGACCCCTGTGCCACTTGCTTCCAACGTCGTCAGCGGCCTGATCAACCTGCGCGGGCAGATCGTCACCGCCATTGACCTGCGCCGCCGCCTCGCGCTGGCCGACCGCAATTCATCCGAATTTCCCATGAACGTCGTCATTCGCACCGACGATGGCGCCGTGAGCCTCCTCGTTGACCACATTGGCGACGTGTTGGAGGTCGATGCGGAAAGTTACGAACGACCACCCGAAACCCTCAGCGGCATCGCGCGCCAACTGGTGCGCGGCGTCTATAAACTCAAAGGCAACCTCCTGCTCATTCTCGACACCGACCAGACCGTAGACCTCACCGAAAAATCGGCCTCCGCCAACGCCAAGGCCGCCTAA